From uncultured Flavobacterium sp., the proteins below share one genomic window:
- a CDS encoding ZIP family metal transporter, producing MNYLLPLFSVLLGYIVALFLKPKNKTNLKLLLAFSGSFLLSLTVMHLLPEVYESHNHNIGLFIMVGILFQIVLEFFSKGAEHGHVHGHAQMSQIPWLLFISLCIHAFLEGFPVSHHHDLAIGIAIHHLPIAVILTTFFVNANLGKNAIFMFMITFAIMTPLGTIASKYLSFLNDYYTEITAIVIGILFHISSTIIFESSEGHKFNIAKVSMIVLGILLAFFI from the coding sequence ATGAACTATCTTTTACCCTTATTCTCTGTACTTTTAGGATATATTGTGGCTTTGTTTTTAAAACCTAAAAACAAAACCAATCTAAAATTATTATTAGCATTTAGCGGTTCATTTTTACTATCGTTAACCGTAATGCATTTGCTGCCGGAAGTTTACGAATCGCACAATCATAATATTGGTTTATTCATTATGGTCGGGATTTTATTCCAGATCGTACTCGAGTTTTTCTCAAAAGGTGCAGAGCACGGACACGTTCACGGACATGCACAAATGTCTCAGATTCCCTGGCTACTATTCATAAGTTTGTGTATTCATGCTTTTTTAGAAGGTTTTCCCGTTAGTCATCATCACGATTTAGCCATTGGGATTGCCATTCATCATTTGCCAATTGCCGTAATTCTGACTACTTTTTTCGTCAATGCAAATCTGGGTAAAAATGCCATTTTTATGTTCATGATTACCTTTGCTATTATGACACCTCTGGGTACAATTGCATCTAAATATTTGTCTTTTTTAAACGACTATTATACTGAAATAACTGCCATTGTAATTGGAATTTTATTCCATATTTCGTCGACTATTATTTTTGAAAGCAGCGAAGGACATAAATTCAATATAGCCAAAGTTTCGATGATTGTTTTAGGAATTTTACTGGCATTTTTTATATAA
- a CDS encoding DNA topoisomerase IV: MKKIIFLLPLLALVSCYDAEHNCKDFKNGKFKFEFDVNGVKKTTFFERKDSIEIETFEGKTDTSTVRWVSDCEYILQKKHPKNMAEEKAISMKILTTSKDSYTFEFGMVGSDQKQRGKVFKVE, encoded by the coding sequence ATGAAAAAAATTATATTCTTACTTCCGTTACTTGCCTTAGTATCTTGTTATGATGCTGAACACAATTGCAAAGATTTTAAAAATGGTAAATTCAAGTTTGAGTTTGACGTAAACGGTGTAAAAAAAACAACATTTTTTGAACGTAAAGATAGTATCGAAATCGAAACTTTTGAAGGAAAAACAGATACCTCAACAGTGCGTTGGGTAAGTGACTGTGAGTATATTTTGCAAAAGAAACATCCAAAAAATATGGCCGAAGAAAAAGCAATCAGCATGAAGATTTTAACGACTTCTAAGGATTCTTATACTTTTGAATTTGGAATGGTTGGTTCTGATCAAAAACAACGCGGTAAAGTTTTTAAAGTCGAGTAA
- a CDS encoding DUF1572 family protein, whose product MTTTESYLESVKKQFLYYKMLGEKAIDQLQPDQLFVSVNEDCNSIAAIIKHISGNMLSRWTDFLTTDGEKEWRNRDAEFENDLQSKEEVLIIWNKGWDCFLNSLNNLKPEQLSDIIYIRNEGHTVIEAINRQLAHYPYHIGQIVFYAKQLKNSSWDSLSIPRNKSGNYNAEKFAKEKEIKNFTDDELKRLK is encoded by the coding sequence ATGACCACAACTGAATCTTATTTAGAAAGCGTTAAAAAACAATTTTTATATTATAAAATGCTAGGCGAAAAAGCTATTGATCAATTACAACCTGATCAGCTTTTTGTTTCTGTAAATGAAGACTGCAATAGTATTGCGGCTATAATCAAGCACATTTCGGGGAATATGCTTTCGCGCTGGACAGATTTTCTGACTACTGACGGTGAAAAAGAATGGCGTAATCGTGATGCTGAATTTGAAAATGATTTACAATCTAAAGAAGAAGTTTTAATCATTTGGAACAAAGGCTGGGATTGTTTTCTCAATTCATTAAACAACTTAAAACCGGAACAACTTTCAGATATTATATATATCCGCAATGAAGGTCATACGGTTATTGAAGCCATAAATAGACAATTGGCGCATTATCCATATCATATTGGTCAAATCGTTTTTTATGCCAAACAATTAAAAAATAGCAGTTGGGATAGTTTATCAATTCCGAGAAATAAATCCGGAAATTACAATGCCGAAAAGTTTGCTAAAGAAAAAGAAATCAAGAACTTTACCGATGATGAATTAAAAAGATTGAAATGA
- a CDS encoding DUF6095 family protein, producing MATNKELLGKGIKYLTGSLPLLFIGPSLIYNAFMNQHTNWHYLVLGIGIVACLSAMFLIFYGLKTIMKGLFND from the coding sequence ATGGCAACAAATAAAGAATTATTAGGAAAAGGAATTAAATATTTGACAGGTTCATTGCCATTATTATTTATTGGACCTTCGTTAATTTATAATGCTTTTATGAATCAGCATACCAATTGGCATTATTTGGTTTTAGGAATCGGAATTGTGGCTTGTTTGAGTGCTATGTTTTTAATCTTCTACGGATTGAAAACTATTATGAAGGGTTTGTTTAATGACTAA
- a CDS encoding helix-turn-helix transcriptional regulator, which yields MDKLGFLDGVARIAVFVSLLLALFLLTVKTENKLANRLFACFIIFSAIDFSGLLDYSFPLEYVNLEIFRSTICLLEMPLIYLYVLAVCYSDFRLKWRHLIYTLPFVVMNVVFMPRFYLQSGIVKEQFIAVYNQMSEVYFFQILIELQYWFYIISIFLILKKYREIYLENYTNPSTSTYKWLFQMNCVFAVMHSITASKNLLRYTASRDTFLWGNVLMVVMALCVICWFVMKALNHPELFRGINSQLQLTKDFLPEENDSVTEVVNNQDEVISAQILALKNYMTEKQPYLDPSLTIQELANQFNVPVRDLSILINHHMNQHFFDFVNEYRIQKAMNILKDQSKNQLTVLEILYEVGFNSKSSFNTSFKKHTNLTPTAYRNAL from the coding sequence ATGGATAAGTTAGGCTTTTTGGATGGCGTTGCTCGGATTGCTGTTTTTGTTTCGTTACTGCTTGCACTTTTTTTACTCACAGTAAAAACCGAAAATAAATTAGCAAATAGACTGTTTGCCTGCTTTATTATTTTTTCAGCAATTGATTTCAGTGGTCTTCTTGATTACTCATTTCCTTTGGAGTATGTAAATTTAGAGATTTTTAGATCTACAATCTGCTTACTGGAAATGCCTCTGATTTATCTTTATGTTTTAGCCGTTTGTTATTCTGATTTTCGATTAAAATGGAGGCATTTAATATACACACTTCCTTTTGTGGTTATGAATGTAGTTTTTATGCCGAGATTTTATTTACAATCAGGTATTGTAAAAGAACAGTTTATAGCGGTTTACAATCAAATGTCTGAAGTTTATTTTTTTCAGATTCTAATCGAACTTCAGTATTGGTTTTATATTATTAGTATCTTTTTAATTTTAAAAAAATACAGAGAAATTTATCTCGAAAATTATACCAATCCGAGTACTTCTACTTATAAATGGCTTTTTCAGATGAATTGTGTTTTTGCAGTGATGCATTCTATTACAGCTTCAAAAAATTTATTGCGGTACACAGCTTCCAGAGATACTTTTCTTTGGGGAAATGTTCTTATGGTAGTTATGGCTTTATGTGTAATATGCTGGTTTGTAATGAAAGCACTAAATCATCCGGAACTATTTAGAGGAATCAATTCTCAATTGCAATTGACGAAAGATTTTCTTCCTGAAGAGAATGATTCTGTAACCGAAGTAGTAAATAATCAGGACGAAGTTATTTCTGCTCAAATTTTGGCATTAAAAAATTATATGACGGAGAAGCAACCTTATCTTGATCCGTCGCTTACGATTCAGGAACTTGCTAATCAATTTAATGTTCCGGTTCGTGATTTATCAATTTTGATTAACCATCATATGAATCAGCACTTTTTTGATTTTGTAAATGAATATCGCATTCAAAAAGCAATGAATATTTTAAAAGATCAATCAAAAAATCAGCTTACAGTTCTGGAAATTTTATACGAAGTAGGTTTTAATTCAAAATCTTCGTTTAATACTTCTTTTAAAAAACATACGAATTTAACGCCTACTGCTTATAGAAACGCTTTATAA
- a CDS encoding THUMP domain-containing protein — MEENFRMIAKCFFGFEEILENELRALGAQDVEKGVRMVSFKGDKGFMYKANLSLRTALKVLKPIYSFRANNEQALYKGISGVNWSKLLNANQTFVIDATVHSTYFNHSEFVSQKCKDAIVDQFRERTGQRPSIDKAFPDLRINIHIDKDQVSVALDTSGNSLHQRGYRTATNIAPINEVLAAGILLLSGWEGQSHFLDPMCGSGTFLAEAAMIACNIPANINRKEFAFEKWKDWDNDLFDQIVNSLMKKTKEFHYTIKGFDKAPSAVNKAKDNIRNANLDDYVTISENNFFDTEKEVEGKLHMVFNPPYDERLDIHMEEFYKNIGDTLKKSYPGTNAWFITANLEALKFVGLKPSRKIKLFNASLEARLVKYEMYEGSKRTKFQVNEE; from the coding sequence ATGGAAGAAAATTTTAGAATGATAGCCAAATGTTTTTTTGGCTTTGAGGAAATATTAGAGAATGAGTTGCGTGCTCTTGGCGCTCAGGATGTTGAAAAAGGAGTGAGAATGGTAAGCTTTAAAGGCGATAAAGGTTTTATGTACAAAGCCAATTTATCGTTGCGTACGGCACTTAAAGTTTTAAAACCTATTTACTCGTTTAGGGCCAATAATGAACAAGCATTATACAAAGGAATTTCGGGTGTAAACTGGTCTAAATTATTAAATGCAAACCAGACTTTTGTAATTGATGCCACAGTACATTCAACTTACTTTAATCACTCAGAGTTTGTTTCTCAAAAATGTAAAGATGCAATTGTAGATCAATTTAGAGAAAGAACCGGACAAAGACCAAGTATTGACAAGGCTTTTCCGGATCTACGTATTAATATTCATATTGATAAAGATCAGGTTTCGGTTGCTTTAGATACTTCAGGAAATTCATTGCATCAGCGTGGTTATAGAACTGCGACAAACATTGCACCAATCAACGAAGTTTTGGCTGCGGGAATTTTATTATTATCTGGTTGGGAAGGTCAAAGCCACTTTTTGGATCCAATGTGTGGTTCAGGAACTTTCCTTGCAGAAGCTGCTATGATTGCCTGCAATATTCCGGCAAATATCAACAGAAAAGAATTTGCTTTCGAAAAATGGAAAGATTGGGATAATGATTTATTCGATCAGATTGTAAATAGTCTGATGAAAAAAACAAAAGAATTTCACTACACAATAAAAGGTTTTGATAAAGCGCCAAGTGCGGTAAATAAAGCCAAAGACAATATTAGAAATGCCAATTTGGATGATTATGTTACGATTTCTGAAAACAACTTTTTTGACACTGAAAAAGAAGTAGAAGGAAAGTTACATATGGTTTTTAATCCGCCTTATGATGAAAGATTGGACATTCATATGGAAGAATTCTACAAAAATATTGGTGATACTTTAAAGAAAAGCTACCCGGGAACAAATGCCTGGTTTATTACTGCAAATCTTGAAGCCTTGAAATTTGTAGGTTTAAAACCGTCTCGTAAAATCAAACTTTTCAACGCAAGCCTTGAAGCACGTTTGGTAAAATACGAAATGTACGAAGGAAGTAAGAGAACGAAATTTCAAGTTAACGAAGAATAG
- a CDS encoding aspartate/glutamate racemase family protein produces MKIIGLIGGISWVSTADYYKLINQGMNEKMGGLNFSECLIYSFNYADIKRNNDANDWDRTFEMLFKGCQFLKAGGAEAILLCANTMHLIADRLEKAIDLPIIHIATETAIQIEKQNLKKVALLGTKFTMELDFFKDKLSDRGIETIIPENSDDRDFLHTTIFEELGRGIVTDETKKRILKIANELIENGAEGVILGCTELPLVIKPEDVSVPVFDTTLIHSNAAIAFQLS; encoded by the coding sequence ATGAAAATAATTGGACTTATAGGCGGGATTAGCTGGGTTTCGACAGCAGATTATTACAAACTTATAAATCAGGGGATGAACGAGAAAATGGGAGGACTTAACTTCTCAGAATGTTTGATTTATTCTTTCAATTATGCCGATATAAAAAGAAATAATGATGCCAACGATTGGGATCGTACTTTTGAAATGCTTTTTAAAGGTTGTCAATTCTTAAAAGCGGGTGGAGCTGAAGCAATTCTTTTGTGTGCCAATACCATGCATCTTATTGCTGACAGACTTGAAAAAGCAATTGATTTGCCTATTATCCATATTGCGACAGAAACGGCTATTCAAATTGAAAAGCAAAATCTTAAAAAAGTGGCGTTATTAGGAACTAAGTTTACAATGGAACTTGATTTCTTTAAAGATAAACTGAGTGATAGAGGCATTGAGACTATTATTCCGGAGAATAGTGATGACAGGGATTTTCTGCACACTACAATTTTTGAAGAATTAGGAAGAGGTATCGTTACTGACGAAACCAAAAAACGTATTTTGAAGATTGCAAACGAACTGATAGAAAATGGAGCTGAAGGAGTTATTCTGGGTTGTACAGAACTTCCTTTAGTTATAAAACCTGAAGATGTTTCTGTTCCTGTTTTTGATACCACTTTAATACATTCAAATGCTGCGATAGCATTTCAATTGTCTTAA
- a CDS encoding pentapeptide repeat-containing protein has protein sequence MESLIHIQKTFEKVVYIDKKINNREFEDCVFKNCDFSNSNFAYNTFLDCEFIDCNLSMTSLFSTSLKNVTFKNCKLLGIAFNECDDFLFQVYFEESALDYAIFSNKKMPKTKFINCSVREVTFIGTNLTSSVFDNCNLEGAIFNDTQLASADFRTAYNYKIDPEFNPMRKAQFSTQEIVGLLDKYDIKIV, from the coding sequence ATGGAAAGTCTAATTCACATTCAGAAAACCTTCGAGAAAGTAGTCTATATTGACAAAAAAATAAACAATCGGGAGTTTGAAGATTGTGTTTTTAAGAACTGTGATTTCTCCAACAGCAATTTTGCTTACAATACTTTTTTAGACTGCGAGTTTATCGATTGCAATCTGTCGATGACAAGCTTGTTTAGTACGAGTTTAAAGAATGTTACTTTCAAAAACTGCAAACTTCTCGGAATTGCTTTTAACGAATGTGATGATTTTTTATTTCAGGTTTATTTTGAAGAAAGCGCTTTGGATTATGCTATTTTTTCGAATAAAAAAATGCCTAAAACCAAGTTTATCAATTGCTCAGTAAGAGAAGTAACTTTTATAGGAACCAACTTAACGAGTTCGGTTTTTGATAATTGTAATCTCGAAGGAGCTATTTTTAATGATACACAATTGGCTTCTGCCGATTTTAGAACTGCATACAATTACAAAATTGATCCGGAATTTAATCCGATGAGAAAAGCGCAATTTTCGACTCAGGAAATTGTGGGACTTTTAGATAAATATGATATTAAAATTGTTTAG
- the murQ gene encoding N-acetylmuramic acid 6-phosphate etherase, translating into MTFTKTTEQASKYEHLEKMSVHELLTNINQEDKTVPDAVEKAIPQIETLVAQVVEKLKLGGRLFYIGAGTSGRLGVVDASECPPTFGVPFDLVNGIIAGGDTAIRRAVENAEDNATQAWIDLQANNISEHDVVIGIAASGTTPYVIGGLETCNQNNIVTGCITNNAGSPLALTAKFPVEVVVGPEFITGSSRMKAGTAQKLVLNMISTAAMIQLGKVKGNKMVDMQLSNIKLVDRGVKMIMGEIPVSYEEASELLKKYGSVRNAVDNYKK; encoded by the coding sequence ATGACCTTTACAAAGACCACAGAACAAGCTTCAAAATACGAACATTTAGAAAAAATGTCTGTTCATGAATTGCTTACTAATATCAATCAGGAAGATAAAACTGTGCCTGATGCTGTCGAAAAAGCGATACCCCAAATCGAAACTTTAGTAGCTCAGGTAGTTGAAAAATTAAAATTAGGCGGACGATTATTCTACATCGGAGCCGGGACATCAGGACGTCTGGGCGTTGTTGATGCTTCTGAATGTCCTCCTACATTTGGAGTTCCTTTTGATTTGGTAAACGGAATTATTGCTGGCGGAGACACTGCAATTCGTCGCGCTGTAGAAAATGCCGAAGATAATGCAACTCAAGCCTGGATCGATTTGCAAGCCAATAATATTAGCGAGCATGATGTCGTAATTGGTATTGCAGCTTCTGGAACTACTCCTTATGTTATTGGCGGTTTAGAAACCTGCAATCAAAATAATATCGTTACCGGATGTATTACTAACAATGCGGGAAGTCCTTTGGCACTTACTGCAAAATTTCCGGTTGAAGTAGTTGTTGGCCCTGAGTTCATTACCGGAAGCTCAAGAATGAAAGCCGGAACAGCGCAAAAGTTAGTCCTAAATATGATTTCGACTGCAGCAATGATTCAGCTTGGAAAAGTAAAAGGTAACAAAATGGTCGATATGCAGTTGAGTAATATCAAACTGGTTGATCGAGGCGTTAAAATGATTATGGGAGAAATTCCGGTTTCATACGAAGAAGCATCTGAATTATTGAAAAAATATGGCAGCGTGAGAAATGCTGTCGATAATTATAAAAAGTAA
- a CDS encoding DUF6048 family protein: MRHTLKYTFSFCFLFSMFLIQAQETQTTTATKEIVQEKPKAKPKTETAKPAIQETKNDTLLPKTDRYGLRVGVDLYKLTRGLYDKNYKGVEFSGDFRLTKKYYLAAELGYEDKTTDDDRLNSTATGTYIKGGFDYNMYQNWLDMENLLTIGLRGGFSSFSQQLNSYKIYNRNPYWGEQPAIVSGEKFNGLTAGWLEVALGVKAKVFNNVFVGFGVQLKLLVMNNKPSGFDNLYIPGFNRTYDGNFGVGFNYTVSYFIPLYKKKVIIPEAPKKAAPKKQ, encoded by the coding sequence ATGAGACACACATTAAAATATACTTTTAGTTTTTGCTTTTTGTTTTCGATGTTTCTGATTCAAGCCCAGGAAACACAGACTACCACGGCAACAAAAGAAATTGTTCAGGAAAAGCCAAAAGCAAAACCAAAAACTGAAACTGCCAAACCGGCAATTCAGGAAACAAAAAATGATACTCTTCTTCCAAAAACAGATCGTTACGGTTTGCGTGTAGGTGTCGATTTATATAAATTAACTCGTGGCCTTTATGATAAAAATTATAAAGGTGTTGAGTTTTCGGGAGATTTTCGCTTAACGAAAAAATACTATTTAGCTGCCGAACTTGGTTATGAAGATAAAACTACAGATGACGACAGACTAAACTCAACGGCAACGGGAACTTATATTAAAGGAGGTTTTGACTATAATATGTATCAAAACTGGCTTGATATGGAAAATCTGCTTACAATAGGTCTAAGAGGCGGTTTTAGTTCGTTTAGTCAACAATTAAACAGTTATAAAATCTATAATCGCAATCCATATTGGGGAGAACAGCCTGCAATTGTTTCCGGTGAAAAATTCAACGGTTTAACCGCTGGCTGGCTTGAAGTTGCGCTGGGAGTAAAAGCCAAAGTATTTAATAACGTTTTTGTAGGTTTTGGTGTTCAGCTAAAACTTTTGGTTATGAATAATAAACCAAGTGGTTTTGACAATCTTTATATTCCTGGTTTTAACAGAACTTATGACGGAAATTTTGGAGTAGGTTTTAATTATACCGTTTCTTACTTTATACCTCTTTATAAGAAAAAAGTAATCATCCCAGAAGCTCCTAAAAAAGCAGCTCCTAAAAAGCAGTAA
- a CDS encoding class I SAM-dependent methyltransferase encodes MSEAPNSSTPNQERNTQNWFTSWFDTPYYHILYKDRNYREAQIFMDNLTHYLNLPEKAKVLDLACGKGRHSIYLNQLGFNVLGADLSENSIAEASKNSNESLHFKVHDMREPFEEKFDAIFNLFTSFGYFENDDDNLTTLKAIKASLSEYGFAVIDFMNVNQVIETLVPEEVKTVEGIDFKIKRYVQDGHIFKEIDFEDQGQNYHFTEKVKALTLKDFEELMAEAGIFLLDIFGDYKLKKFHKTESERLIMIFK; translated from the coding sequence ATGTCTGAAGCACCAAACTCATCAACACCAAATCAGGAACGTAACACCCAAAACTGGTTCACATCATGGTTTGATACTCCGTATTATCACATTCTTTATAAAGACCGAAACTACCGAGAGGCGCAGATTTTTATGGATAATCTTACACATTATCTAAACCTTCCTGAAAAAGCAAAAGTACTTGATTTAGCTTGCGGAAAAGGACGTCATTCTATTTACTTAAACCAACTAGGTTTTAATGTTTTAGGTGCTGATTTATCTGAAAACAGTATTGCCGAAGCCAGCAAAAACAGCAACGAGAGCCTGCATTTTAAAGTGCACGATATGCGTGAGCCATTCGAAGAAAAATTTGATGCTATTTTTAATTTGTTTACCAGTTTTGGCTATTTCGAAAACGACGATGACAATTTAACGACCTTAAAAGCAATCAAAGCAAGCTTGTCTGAATATGGTTTTGCCGTAATTGATTTCATGAATGTAAATCAGGTCATTGAAACATTGGTTCCTGAAGAAGTAAAAACCGTTGAAGGAATCGATTTTAAAATCAAAAGATACGTTCAGGACGGGCATATTTTTAAAGAAATAGATTTTGAAGATCAAGGCCAAAATTATCATTTTACCGAAAAAGTAAAAGCTTTAACTTTGAAAGATTTTGAAGAATTAATGGCCGAAGCCGGAATTTTTCTTTTAGATATTTTTGGAGACTATAAACTCAAAAAATTCCATAAAACCGAAAGCGAACGATTAATCATGATTTTTAAATAG
- a CDS encoding TonB-dependent receptor: MKTVNFLIFLLLPLFCLAQSSFKLNGKIWDGKTPLAWTDVEILNSEGKIINGATTKEDGSFELNLNEGSYKVKISPIGFAEFEKEISIKKITDLGIIILKETATNLGEVVIKTKKPTVEQKTDRLVYNLENNVTNVGGDALSAINTAPGVVVQNNVINILGKGASRVMIDGRMIALTGEELNNFLKSISAGDIKNIEIISNPPAKYEAEGTGGLINIIMKKGARDSWKNTTTASYDQNKYGIYTLRNNFFYNKKKFRFSASVNGKTGYKNVEEVSKVYFQEGISNLDATTKAKNESLSGKLALDYDFSERTTVGFQFVNDRNNPDFKSDIRIDRYNTQNQLENYTLNNSFADKGSGNQTYNVHLITKLDSLNRKLSFDGDYFNYNSKFDRNFTANDYLPDGSFVDVNQSGRNISNQDIDNWSFKADMEHPLKGLNLSYGAKISFTNSNSDVAYFNTITGTPELDPLQSNRFKYTENNQAVYINGDKKINEKWNIQLGLRLENTKTNGFSETLNQETVNNYLKLFPTFYASYKKNENNSFSLNYGKRINRSRFDLLNPFRIYISSNSYSEGNPFLKPSFSDNFEFAHSYNEILRTSVFLNVVTDGYGVIFTANPDTNTQIITRENYFKGLNYGIGETYSASFADWWSSENTLYFLGSKTDFTNDIKATPKNSLQVELSTNNTFSLGKTTKLQVDFSYSSPYKSGLYEVGYASSLNIGFKQDLFNKSVQVAFLANDIFNTSYLKDFVSVVNGIKQVYNNNESNRFVRLSVVYNFGNKKIKVQERAFGNQDEKKRTGN; encoded by the coding sequence ATGAAAACTGTAAACTTCCTTATCTTTTTACTATTGCCTTTATTTTGTTTAGCACAATCTTCTTTTAAATTAAATGGAAAAATATGGGATGGAAAAACGCCATTAGCATGGACGGATGTCGAAATATTAAATTCAGAGGGAAAAATCATAAACGGAGCCACAACTAAAGAAGATGGTAGTTTTGAATTGAATTTGAATGAAGGATCTTATAAAGTAAAAATTAGCCCAATTGGTTTTGCGGAATTTGAAAAGGAAATTTCGATCAAAAAAATCACAGATTTGGGCATAATTATTCTGAAAGAAACTGCTACAAACTTAGGAGAAGTTGTGATTAAAACCAAAAAGCCAACCGTTGAACAAAAAACAGATCGTTTGGTTTATAATCTTGAAAATAATGTAACAAATGTAGGCGGAGATGCTTTGAGTGCCATTAATACTGCACCGGGAGTTGTAGTGCAGAATAATGTAATTAATATTTTGGGGAAAGGTGCATCCCGAGTGATGATTGACGGACGTATGATTGCATTAACGGGCGAAGAACTGAATAATTTTTTGAAATCAATTTCGGCAGGTGATATCAAAAATATTGAGATTATAAGTAATCCACCGGCAAAATATGAGGCAGAAGGAACTGGCGGATTGATTAATATTATTATGAAAAAGGGGGCTCGTGATTCCTGGAAAAATACGACGACGGCTTCTTACGATCAAAATAAATATGGAATTTATACTTTGAGAAATAATTTCTTTTACAATAAAAAGAAGTTCCGTTTTTCTGCAAGTGTAAACGGAAAAACAGGATATAAAAATGTGGAGGAAGTTTCTAAGGTTTATTTTCAGGAAGGGATTTCTAATCTGGATGCTACGACAAAAGCAAAAAATGAAAGTTTATCAGGAAAGTTAGCTTTGGATTATGATTTTTCAGAAAGAACAACAGTTGGTTTTCAATTTGTAAATGATCGAAATAACCCGGATTTTAAATCTGATATTAGAATTGACAGATATAATACGCAAAATCAATTAGAAAATTATACGCTTAATAATAGCTTTGCAGACAAAGGATCGGGCAATCAGACTTATAATGTGCATTTGATTACAAAACTGGATTCGCTTAACCGAAAATTATCATTTGACGGGGATTACTTTAACTACAATTCAAAATTTGATCGAAATTTTACAGCTAATGATTATTTGCCAGATGGATCTTTTGTTGATGTAAATCAGTCTGGGAGAAATATCTCGAATCAGGATATTGATAATTGGAGTTTTAAAGCTGATATGGAACATCCGCTTAAGGGATTAAACTTGTCGTATGGTGCAAAAATAAGTTTTACAAACAGTAATAGTGATGTGGCTTATTTTAATACGATTACGGGAACTCCGGAATTAGATCCTTTACAATCAAACCGATTTAAATACACTGAAAATAATCAGGCAGTTTATATTAATGGTGATAAAAAGATTAATGAAAAATGGAATATTCAGTTAGGATTGCGACTTGAAAACACTAAAACAAACGGATTTTCGGAAACTTTAAATCAGGAAACAGTAAACAATTATTTAAAGTTGTTTCCAACGTTTTATGCGTCTTATAAGAAAAATGAAAACAATAGTTTTAGTTTGAATTATGGAAAAAGAATCAATAGATCTCGTTTTGACTTGTTGAATCCTTTTCGTATTTACATCAGCAGTAATAGTTATTCAGAAGGAAATCCATTTTTAAAACCTTCTTTTAGCGATAATTTTGAATTTGCACATTCGTATAATGAGATTTTAAGAACAAGTGTTTTTTTAAATGTGGTTACAGATGGTTATGGTGTGATTTTTACTGCGAATCCAGACACAAATACGCAAATTATAACGCGTGAAAATTATTTTAAAGGTTTGAATTATGGAATTGGTGAGACTTATTCTGCAAGTTTTGCAGATTGGTGGAGTAGTGAAAATACATTGTATTTTTTAGGATCAAAAACAGATTTTACAAATGATATAAAAGCTACACCAAAAAACAGTTTACAAGTTGAACTTTCTACAAACAATACTTTTTCATTGGGTAAAACAACAAAATTGCAAGTTGATTTTAGTTATAGTTCTCCTTATAAAAGTGGTTTGTATGAAGTAGGTTATGCTTCAAGTTTAAATATTGGTTTTAAACAAGATTTGTTTAATAAGAGTGTGCAAGTGGCATTTTTGGCAAATGATATTTTTAATACTTCTTATTTAAAAGATTTTGTTTCGGTTGTAAATGGTATAAAACAAGTGTATAATAATAATGAAAGTAATCGATTCGTTCGTTTATCTGTGGTTTATAATTTTGGAAACAAAAAAATAAAAGTGCAGGAGAGGGCTTTTGGAAATCAGGATGAGAAAAAGAGAACGGGGAATTAA